Proteins encoded by one window of Roseibium sp. Sym1:
- a CDS encoding queuosine precursor transporter: MTDSRSFSAAHFAIAILAMAIVVAASNFLVQFPVQHVVGGINLADTLTWGAFTYPIAFLVTDLTNRRFGASAARKVVVTGFVLAIVVPMVFWAFNEAFTTPRILIASGTAFLVAQLLDVTIFNRLRRQTWWKAPITSSLIGSVIDTVLFFGIAFSAGFAFIDGLFGMEDGSLAFPVPFLGIAEDTQALLWVSLAAGDFLVKILVAVALLAPYRIVLGVFRANPDSRAA, from the coding sequence ATGACGGATTCCCGGAGTTTCTCCGCGGCCCATTTCGCCATCGCGATCCTCGCGATGGCGATTGTCGTTGCGGCCTCCAATTTCCTGGTCCAGTTTCCGGTCCAGCACGTTGTCGGCGGCATCAACCTGGCCGACACGCTGACCTGGGGCGCCTTCACCTACCCGATCGCCTTCCTGGTCACCGACCTCACCAACCGGCGTTTCGGCGCGTCGGCCGCCCGCAAGGTGGTCGTGACCGGCTTCGTGCTGGCCATTGTCGTTCCGATGGTGTTCTGGGCCTTCAACGAGGCCTTCACCACGCCGCGCATCCTGATCGCCTCGGGCACCGCCTTCCTGGTCGCCCAGCTGCTCGACGTGACCATTTTCAACCGCCTGCGCCGGCAGACCTGGTGGAAGGCGCCGATCACTTCGTCGCTGATCGGCTCGGTGATCGACACCGTACTCTTTTTCGGCATCGCCTTTTCCGCCGGCTTCGCCTTCATCGACGGCCTGTTCGGCATGGAAGACGGCTCCCTGGCCTTCCCGGTGCCCTTCCTCGGCATTGCAGAAGACACCCAGGCACTGCTGTGGGTCTCTCTGGCCGCCGGCGACTTCCTGGTGAAGATACTGGTCGCTGTCGCCCTGCTCGCCCCCTACCGGATCGTGCTGGGCGTGTTCCGGGCCAACCCGGACAGCCGGGCGGCCTGA
- the rpmB gene encoding 50S ribosomal protein L28 gives MARRCELSGKDVMTGNNVSHANNRSRRRFLPNLCNVSLISDTLGETFKLKVSAHALRSVEHRGGLDAYLMKASDDQLSDAARKIKVSIKRKQAEAAAA, from the coding sequence ATGGCACGCCGTTGCGAACTCTCCGGTAAAGATGTGATGACGGGCAACAACGTCTCGCACGCAAACAACAGGTCCCGCCGCCGGTTCCTTCCGAACCTGTGCAACGTGTCGCTGATCAGCGACACGCTTGGCGAAACCTTCAAGCTGAAGGTCAGCGCCCACGCACTGCGCTCCGTCGAGCACCGTGGCGGCCTGGACGCCTACCTGATGAAGGCCAGCGACGACCAGCTGTCCGACGCTGCCCGCAAGATCAAGGTCAGCATCAAGCGCAAGCAGGCCGAAGCCGCCGCCGCTTAA
- a CDS encoding DUF3108 domain-containing protein: MFGLTSLGRLIALPMLATALLVMPAEAKKSSVGGLYNISIAGFKIGRGTLSLVMQGNAYSAKVSLEPAGIGTLFSTGKGGAEASGWLVGSRVVPSKYRMASHASNLDFYVKLSQGSGSIRSMEVAPQFKPNKERIKVTNRHTRNAIDPLSAALMPVGRAKDSLGPKACSRKLPVFDGWTRFDIKLSYQGTKEVSGHGYDGPVVVCKARWVPVAGHRPSKESVKYMARANMEVWIAPMGRENVLVPYKISIDTKNGRLVVEASKLNIRGAGSDSASAD; this comes from the coding sequence GTGTTTGGTTTGACATCTCTCGGGCGCCTGATCGCCCTGCCAATGCTTGCAACGGCGTTGCTCGTGATGCCCGCGGAAGCGAAGAAAAGCAGCGTTGGCGGCCTGTACAACATTTCCATTGCGGGCTTCAAGATCGGCCGCGGAACCTTGTCCCTCGTGATGCAGGGCAATGCCTATTCGGCGAAGGTCAGCCTGGAGCCGGCCGGCATCGGTACGTTGTTTTCCACCGGCAAGGGTGGCGCGGAAGCGTCCGGCTGGCTGGTCGGGTCACGGGTGGTGCCCTCGAAATACCGGATGGCGTCCCATGCCTCCAACCTCGATTTCTACGTGAAACTGAGCCAGGGCTCGGGCAGCATCCGCTCGATGGAAGTCGCACCCCAGTTCAAGCCCAACAAAGAGCGCATCAAGGTGACCAACCGTCACACGCGCAATGCCATTGATCCGCTGAGCGCCGCCCTGATGCCGGTCGGCCGCGCCAAGGACAGCCTCGGCCCGAAGGCATGCTCGCGCAAGCTGCCGGTGTTTGACGGCTGGACCCGGTTCGACATCAAGCTGAGCTACCAGGGCACCAAGGAAGTGTCCGGTCATGGCTATGACGGGCCGGTGGTCGTGTGCAAGGCGCGCTGGGTTCCGGTTGCCGGGCACCGTCCCTCCAAGGAGTCGGTCAAGTACATGGCCCGGGCCAACATGGAAGTCTGGATCGCCCCGATGGGCCGGGAAAACGTTCTGGTTCCCTACAAGATCTCGATCGACACCAAGAACGGCCGCTTGGTGGTGGAAGCCTCCAAGCTCAATATCCGGGGTGCGGGCAGCGACAGCGCGTCGGCCGACTGA
- a CDS encoding acetyl-CoA carboxylase carboxyltransferase subunit alpha, producing the protein MHSYLDFEKPVADIEGKIQELRALATEDGEAVNVDGEIERLKAKSSQTLQDLYTKLTPWQKTLVARHPDRPHAVAYIAGLIEDFTPLAGDRKFAEDAALIAGIGRFRGQSVAVLAQEKGHDTETRLKHNFGMVRPEGYRKAVRIMEMAERFGLPLISFVDTSGAYPGRGAEERGQSEAIARSTDVGLGLGTPSVSVVIGEGGSGGAIAIATANKVLMMEHAIYSVISPEGAASILWRDSAKAQDAATALKITAQDLKQLGVIDGIVEEPVGGAHRAREIVIDNAGREIEKALSGLAGLSPEEIRKQRRDKFIAIGRTLS; encoded by the coding sequence ATGCACAGCTATTTGGACTTCGAAAAGCCCGTTGCGGATATTGAAGGCAAGATCCAGGAACTGCGGGCCCTTGCCACAGAAGATGGCGAGGCGGTCAATGTCGATGGCGAGATCGAACGGCTGAAAGCGAAATCCTCGCAGACTTTGCAGGACCTTTATACCAAGCTGACTCCCTGGCAGAAGACGCTGGTCGCCCGGCACCCGGACCGGCCGCACGCAGTCGCCTACATCGCCGGTCTGATCGAGGACTTCACGCCGCTGGCCGGTGACCGCAAGTTCGCCGAGGATGCCGCGCTGATCGCCGGCATCGGCCGTTTCCGCGGGCAGTCGGTGGCCGTGCTCGCCCAGGAAAAGGGCCATGACACCGAAACCCGCCTGAAACACAATTTCGGCATGGTCCGGCCCGAAGGCTACCGCAAGGCCGTGCGCATCATGGAAATGGCGGAGCGGTTCGGCCTGCCGCTGATCAGCTTTGTCGACACGTCCGGGGCCTATCCGGGGCGGGGCGCCGAGGAGCGTGGCCAGTCGGAGGCAATTGCGCGTTCGACGGATGTCGGCCTGGGGCTCGGCACGCCGTCCGTCTCCGTGGTGATCGGCGAAGGCGGATCGGGCGGGGCAATCGCGATCGCCACCGCCAACAAGGTGCTGATGATGGAGCACGCCATCTATTCGGTGATTTCGCCGGAGGGGGCCGCATCGATCCTGTGGCGCGACAGCGCCAAGGCACAGGACGCGGCGACGGCGCTGAAGATCACCGCCCAGGACCTGAAACAGCTCGGCGTGATCGACGGCATTGTCGAGGAGCCCGTCGGTGGTGCGCACCGGGCGCGCGAAATCGTCATCGACAATGCCGGCCGGGAGATCGAGAAGGCCCTGAGCGGTCTGGCCGGACTGTCGCCGGAGGAAATCCGCAAGCAGCGCCGCGACAAGTTCATCGCAATCGGGCGCACGCTCAGCTGA